From the Methanobrevibacter sp. genome, the window AAAGTAGGGATAATCATTACATGAAATGTCATTTTAACCGTGTATCTTATTTAATTCGTTTAATAATTGTTTTTTCTCATCCGGATCCATATTTTCATTTACAAAGAATATGTAACCGCATTCTTCACATTTTACAGTATCCATTTCAGCATGCGCCCTATGATTGTCTAACATTTTTCTGTGAGCGATTTTATCTTTTGAACCACATTTAGGACATGGAGCAATCAATTCTTCAAATTTCATTTTTTCACCTTAGTTAATATTTCTGTTTTTGAAGTATATAACTGTATAGTTAATAGAAAAGTTTAAATAAGATGTTTCAATGACTGCAATTTTTCAAAGTGACTTCAACAAGCTTTAAATATCATATAAACCATATAATATTAATAAAAAATTATTTAAAGTGATTGAGATGCCATATGACTACTATGAGTACTTTACCAAGCAGAGAAATAACAAAATATTTACAGAAATCTCTGAAAAAATCAGACATAACCTATGGAATGATAGTTTTGATGTTAGATTATCACAAAAATGGTTGAAAATAGAAGACAAAATAAGAATCAAATTGTATCTTAACTTAAGATACAATTAACGATTTAGAATTTTAACAATTTGTTTATAGATTGGAATACCAATATTTTTAGCAATAGGTAATACATACCTCATTGCAGGTATTTCAAACTCTTTTTTTACTTTTTTAAGCTCTGAAACAATATCCAATTTTTGAGGGCATTTTCTTAGGCATTTTCCACAGCCATTGCACAAACCGGCATTGCCCGCTTTTCCCATAATTCCGCCAACATACTGATAATAATCAAAAAAAGAAGGATTCATAAATCCTTTATGATTAAACAGATATTTTTCATTGTATATTTTTAGACATTCAGGAATATTTACTCCCCTAGGACAAGGCATACAATATCCACAGGTTGAACAGTTAATCCTTAAGGCATTTCTCATTACCCTTTTAACCAGTTCTACGGTTTCCAACTCTTCAAAAGTCATTGACATTGGAGATGTTTTATCTGCGATTTCAATATTGTCCTTTATCTGCTCGATCGAATTCATTCCAGAAAATACACAACTCACATTTCGATTGTTTAAAACCCATTGAAGAGCCCATTGTGCAGTAGTTTTATTAGAATCAGCCTTTTTAAATATTTCTTCAGCATCACTAGGCATTTTTCCTGCAAGAATTCCTCCCTTTAAAGGCTCCATTACAAAAACGCCCATGCCCTTTGAAGCTGCATATTCAATTCCATCGGTACGGGCCTGAACGTTTTCATCAAAGTAGTTATACTGAACCATCACAACGTCCCAGTCATAACCATCAATCAAGAGGTCAAACTCCTCTTTAACACCATGATATGAAAAGCCCACATGTTTAATTTTGCCTTCACTTTTAGCCTTATTTAAAAACTCAATCAGTCCTTTTTTGAGTAATCTGTTAACAGTTTTCAAATCCACTGAATGAATAAGATAATAATCAATCGAATCCCTTTGAAGCCTTTTTAACTGTTCATTCAGATAATATTCCATATCTTCATACTTTCTGACATTGATTGAAGGCAGTTTTGTGCAGATTTTAACTTTGTCCTTATACTCCCCCTTTAGGATTTCTCCTAAAAACTTCTCACTATCACCATATAAATAAGCAGTGTCAATAAAGTTAACTCCATTATCAATAGCATAATAGATTTGTTCGGTTGCTTTCTGTCTGTCGATTTTACCGTTCTTTAAAGGCAACCTCATTGCTCCAAAACCCAATGGAGAAACTTCGTCGCCTGTTTTTTTGATTAATCTGTTTTGCATATTATCGTCTTAGTGTTCTGATAATCTTATCTATTACAATTTTCATTAAAACTCCAACACCATGAGTTATAGGTCCTTTAGTTGAGGAATTTTCAACATCATAACGAACTGTGATTGGAACTTCCATTATCTTTAAATCATGTTCAGCCGCATCAGCAAGCATTTCACTTTCTATACCAAAACCAGTATCCCTAAATCTGTAATATTTAATGGTGTTTCCATTGAATGCCCTAAATCCACTTTGAGAATCAGTAACATGAGTGCCGGAAGTGATATTTGTTGCAATATCCAATACTCTTTGACCGACACGCCTGTATGCAGGTGTTTCCTCATCAAAGCCATCCAAATATCTGCTGCCATTCACTAAATCTGCCTGACTTTCTTTGATAGGATTTATCAGTTCAGGTATTTCATCAGGATTGTGCTGACCGTCACCGTCAATTGTTACAACAATATCATATCCTGAAACTTCACTGAAGGCATCCTTAAGTGAAACTCCCTTCCCCAAGTTGGTCGGATGTTTAATTACCCTTGCACCAGATTTTTCGGCAATTATAGAAGTGTTGTCACTGCTTCCATCGTCAATGACAAGAACATCATCAACATATTTTAATGATTTTTCAACAATTTGCCCAATGGCCGCTTCCTCATTTAGTGCAGGAACAATAACAATAGATTTCATATCTATTCTATTCTATAATAATCTTTCATCCATTCAACAGTTCTTTTAATACCTTCTTCAGGTGGAACTTGAGGATCATGTTTTAAATCACGAATAGCTTTTGAAAAGTCAATAGTCTTTACTTTTGTAGTGAATTCTTCAGCAGGAGTGTAGGTAACCAGTGAATCATCAACTCCCACAGCATCCAGAACCATATCGGAATACTGCTTAATGTCCCTTTCCCATTCCTGTTTACTGCCTACATTGTAAACTTCTCCGGGGATGAAATTATCAACAATATTGGCAAAAGTCCTTACGGTATCCTCAACATAATCGATAATCCTTTTGTGACCCATATGAACAGAGTAAGGAAGTCCATGTAAAGCTTTATAAATGAAGATTGGAATGAAACCTTTATATGGTGAGTATGCCTCATGAGGACCGTAACAGTTAACCGGTCTTACACGTACTGTTTCTGTTCCAAACATTGTAGCTGAATTCATGCACATGAGCTCACCTGCCCATTTAGAAATAGCATAGTCATTCATTTGATAAGTTTGAGAAATAGGAATATTTTCCATTACGTCTTCACTCATTATTCCCTCATAGTCGCCATATACTTCTGCAGATGAAAATGAAATCATTCTGAAGTCCAGTTTTTCTTGCAGTCTAATCATGTTTTTAAGACCGATTACATTGGTTTGCCAGAGTTTTTCATAGTATCCTTCACCGTTCCATCTTCCATATTCCGCTGCAAGATGGTAAACATAATCAAATTTATCATTATCATCAAAAATTCTTTCCATTTGACGATAGCTTCTAACATCTCCCCTAACATAATCAGAATAGGAATCTGAATATAAATCGGCTTCCCCCTCATGGTGCAATAAATCCACTGCTAAAACTTCATGGCCTCTGCTTCTAAGCTCATTGCAAAGGTTGGTTCCGATAAATCCGCTTCCGCCAGTGACTAAAATTCTTTGAGTTTCCATATTATGCCTCTTTAATCATTTCTTCCATATACTCGACCAAATCATCTTTATATTCAGGATCTTCCAATGCAAATTCGATAGATGTTTTCAGCCATTCGAATCTGTTTCCTATATCATAGGTTTTTCCCTCAAAGGTCACCCCATAAATTGCATCCAATTTTTGAAGTGCGTCTGTTAGCTGAATTTCACCACCAACACCAGGCTCTGTTTCATCGATTTTATCAAAGATATCAGGTGTCAATACATATCTTCCCATAATGGCTAGATTGGATGGTGCTTGATGAGCCAATGGTTTTTCAACAAGTTTTTCAATATTATAAACATTGCTTTCAACTTCAGTTCCTTTAATAATACCATATCTTTCAACTTTTTCTTTAGGAACCGCTTCAAGGGAAATTGCTGATGAATCATATTTTTCATAAACATCAATCAACTGTTTTGTGCATGGAGTTGGTCCTTTAGTGATTGAATCCCCTAAAAGTACGGCAAACGGTTCTCCTCCGACATGCTTTTTAGCACAGTAAATTGCATCTCCGAGACCTTTCTGTTCTTTTTGTCTCACATAGCAAATGTCGGCCAAATCTGTGATTGCACGAACCTGTTTGAGGCTTTTATATTTGCCGGCATTATGTAGGGTATGTTCAAGTTCAAAGGACTTGTCAAAATGATCTTCAATGGATCTCTTATTTCTACCGGTTACAATCAAAATATCATCTATCCCGGAAGCTACAGCTTCTTCGATAACATATTGAATTGTTGGCTTGTCATAAACTGGCAACATTTCTTTAGGTTGCGCTTTAGTAGCAGGTAAAAATCTTGTTCCAAAACCTGCTGCTGGAATTACGGCTTTCATATCTATCACCTTTAAATTTATGTTATATATAATTATTAGTTTAACTACTTATAAATAGGTTATTAATAAAAAAGAAGTGAATTATAGTTATTTTTTAACTATAATTTTGTTGGAATTTGTTAAACCATTATAAGTTGTTTTGATTATGTATTTTCCAATTTTTAGATTTTTTGGAATTTTAAATGTGGCAATTCCAAGTTTATTTGTTTTAATTTTATATGTTTTTCCTTTAAATTTTACTTTGACTGTTTGTTTTTTGAAGGCTTTTCCATTGGAATTTAAAACTTTAACTTTGAATATTACAGATTTTTTAACTTTTTTAACTAGATTTTTAGTTATTAAAGTTGATTTTATTGTAATTTTATTTTTAACAATAATATTTTGATATTGTGAGAAAATAGTGTATTTTCATGGTTTTTCCTTAATTTTTAAGAAAGCACAACCATTAACATCAGTTATTGCATGATATTCATGATTATTGATGTTAAATGTAACCTCCTGATACTGGGCAATTCTTCCGGAATTATCAAAGACCTGAACTTTAAACCGATTATTTGACTTATAATAAATCTTTAAGTTTTTAGAAATGATTTTCGGACTAATTTCAGGAATAAGCTTTACAAGTACAAATGAGTTGTCCAATGCCAATTCTTCAAATGGAATATCTTTTTTAGTGCTAACATACCAGTAATTAACATTATCAGGTTTTAGATATTGATTTGGATTTGAAATATCATCACCCCAATAGTTAAAATCAGCACATAACTCATTGGAATATCTGCTAATTACCCCTCGGTTATCAGAAGAAATCAAAATTGAATTTTTAACTGTCCCATTATTTCCAGACCATATTATCCCATTGTCGGTTAAGCCTGAATTTTTGAATTTGGATGATGATATCATTCCATTGTCTCCTCTCCATTCCACAGCAGAGCCGACCCATGCACCATTGTCTAAAAATATTGAGTTTAATATTTTACCGTTTAATCCTCTCCAACAAATTGCCCCTCCGCCATCAGGATATCCGACATGATTATTTATAAAAATACATTCAGTTACTGTACCGTTTTCTCCTCTCCATGAAATAGCACCGCCTTCATTTATACGGGCCCCCATAGGCCTTGGGCGAATGACATGAATGATAAGACCATCCTGCGATTCAATAGTTTCTTCATTTTCAAACGGATCGTCTTCAATGTCGCTTCCAGTGTTGTTAGTGAAGTTGCAATTTTTAACCAGGCCATTTGAACCGCTCCAATATATTGCTCCACCACCCACATCGCTTGAATAGTATTTTCCAAATGCATTT encodes:
- a CDS encoding aldo/keto reductase, giving the protein MQNRLIKKTGDEVSPLGFGAMRLPLKNGKIDRQKATEQIYYAIDNGVNFIDTAYLYGDSEKFLGEILKGEYKDKVKICTKLPSINVRKYEDMEYYLNEQLKRLQRDSIDYYLIHSVDLKTVNRLLKKGLIEFLNKAKSEGKIKHVGFSYHGVKEEFDLLIDGYDWDVVMVQYNYFDENVQARTDGIEYAASKGMGVFVMEPLKGGILAGKMPSDAEEIFKKADSNKTTAQWALQWVLNNRNVSCVFSGMNSIEQIKDNIEIADKTSPMSMTFEELETVELVKRVMRNALRINCSTCGYCMPCPRGVNIPECLKIYNEKYLFNHKGFMNPSFFDYYQYVGGIMGKAGNAGLCNGCGKCLRKCPQKLDIVSELKKVKKEFEIPAMRYVLPIAKNIGIPIYKQIVKILNR
- a CDS encoding NAD(P)-dependent oxidoreductase produces the protein METQRILVTGGSGFIGTNLCNELRSRGHEVLAVDLLHHEGEADLYSDSYSDYVRGDVRSYRQMERIFDDNDKFDYVYHLAAEYGRWNGEGYYEKLWQTNVIGLKNMIRLQEKLDFRMISFSSAEVYGDYEGIMSEDVMENIPISQTYQMNDYAISKWAGELMCMNSATMFGTETVRVRPVNCYGPHEAYSPYKGFIPIFIYKALHGLPYSVHMGHKRIIDYVEDTVRTFANIVDNFIPGEVYNVGSKQEWERDIKQYSDMVLDAVGVDDSLVTYTPAEEFTTKVKTIDFSKAIRDLKHDPQVPPEEGIKRTVEWMKDYYRIE
- a CDS encoding TIGR04165 family Cys-rich peptide, coding for MKFEELIAPCPKCGSKDKIAHRKMLDNHRAHAEMDTVKCEECGYIFFVNENMDPDEKKQLLNELNKIHG
- a CDS encoding glycosyltransferase family 2 protein, yielding MKSIVIVPALNEEAAIGQIVEKSLKYVDDVLVIDDGSSDNTSIIAEKSGARVIKHPTNLGKGVSLKDAFSEVSGYDIVVTIDGDGQHNPDEIPELINPIKESQADLVNGSRYLDGFDEETPAYRRVGQRVLDIATNITSGTHVTDSQSGFRAFNGNTIKYYRFRDTGFGIESEMLADAAEHDLKIMEVPITVRYDVENSSTKGPITHGVGVLMKIVIDKIIRTLRR
- the galU gene encoding UTP--glucose-1-phosphate uridylyltransferase GalU — protein: MKAVIPAAGFGTRFLPATKAQPKEMLPVYDKPTIQYVIEEAVASGIDDILIVTGRNKRSIEDHFDKSFELEHTLHNAGKYKSLKQVRAITDLADICYVRQKEQKGLGDAIYCAKKHVGGEPFAVLLGDSITKGPTPCTKQLIDVYEKYDSSAISLEAVPKEKVERYGIIKGTEVESNVYNIEKLVEKPLAHQAPSNLAIMGRYVLTPDIFDKIDETEPGVGGEIQLTDALQKLDAIYGVTFEGKTYDIGNRFEWLKTSIEFALEDPEYKDDLVEYMEEMIKEA